The Bradyrhizobium sp. CCGB01 genome segment GTGTAGACAAATGAAGAATCCCTCTCTCGGTGTTATACTATGTTTCGTTTTGATTTTGCTTGGCCTGAATGGGATTGCGCTCGCGGATTCAACGCGGCGCTACGATTGCACGATAGACGGAACCGATCGAGAGCCGATAGGCGATCGGAATGGGCACATTATTGTCAGCCTTCAATACACCTGTCGCGTCGCGGACGGTCTGTTGAAGGACGCGAGAATTTCGGGACTGTCGGTCAGCGAATGGGACAGTGAGAATGGAAAGTACTTGGCTTCTCTTGACGTTCATCGCGCGCGCGACGGATTTGCGATTGGCCAACTTTTGGAGGGGGGCGCCTCCTCTGTCATAGAGGACAACAGGGCTGGCATCGCAGCTTCCGGCAAGACGGTATTCAAGTTCGCATCCGGCTCGTTGACGGCTCTCTCAGGAAGGACCGTGAACTTTACGACCAAGCCCCTCGGTTCTCGTCGATTCGAGATGGAGTTCACAGATTGGCCTGAAGCTACTCAACCGAAATGACTCCCGACGCCGATCACCTCATTTCCGTCCCTTTAACCGTGTTCCTTGCGATATTGCCTTGCTCGAATGCCGGAATGTGCCGTAAAACGTGCTTCCCACACGAAGGACACAGACTATGTCGGAAGTCTTATGGCGACATGATGGGATGCATTCTGGCCGGTTCATCGTCGGCGGCATCGGATCGGTCCGAAGCGCCGGTTCTCGATCCTGAGACTTTTGCGTGAAGGGTTGCGGCCAGGCGCTTGGAAGGCACCGCCCTTATCTAGTACTTGCATTGGGGCTGCATGAATTTTGCTTTCCTGCCGTTGCATCGTAGATCTTCGCATAACAACTGAAATTCTAGCCACCGACTTCTATGTAGGTTTCGACGCCATGGGCTTGTGGGTCGGCGATGACCCTTTTCAGATTCTGGAAATCGACTTTCGGATCTCTGGTCTCCCTGGAGACAGTCTTGGTTGTGCCATCGCTGGTACAGGTATAACCAAAAAGTCTCGTGCAGGTCAGATCGTTCGATGTGTATTTGGTCAAACTGGGCTGCACGAATGTCAGCACGAGGCTGTTGAAGTTTGCCTGCTCGTGCTCGATCTTTTCGCGGAGCTCTTCGAGATTCTCCAGGCTCGCGTAGCTCTGCACCGGAAAATTGTGGGCTCTGCCAGCCCATTTCCTGCCAGGAAAAATGCAAGTGTGGTCGACAACAAAGCCAGGCGGCAATGTTGTGCTGCCGCTAGACATTCTATTTCCTTTCGACAAGATCAGCGCTGTCCCGCTATCAAACGTCGAAACCCGCCATTATGGCAAGCTTATGCACCTCTTCAGCTTCGGCAGAGAAATGCTCGACGCAACTGTTGGCGAGGAAGAAGCTTTCCCGAAACGCTCGCATTGGCGCTCGTAGGGGGCGAGATGCTGGTCGGAGTACGAGTGTTGCTTTAGATGCTGGAGTCCGCTGCCGATGCTATCACAGGTCGCTCGATACTGGCGATGTTATAGCATAATCGAACACCGCAACGACGTTCGTCGTGGCTAAGCGCTTGGGCGGGCGTTCCGATCGCAGCGGCGCTGACGATGGACCCCTGACGACCGCCTGACGGCGCGACAAAATTGTCGGATGTTTTGCGCAACTGCGAAGTCAGTCTTTCACCACGACTAGCCGCGGCAATGCGCCGTTGATCCGATTGATCAGCGTAGCGACTTCAGCGAAATAGCGGTCTACCGCGCTGCGGGCGGTCGTGCCGGGGGGATGGAAGCTCAGAAAGATTCCTTCATGTGACCGGCTGATCCACACGTATACGTCGTTCGGCTCGGCGCTGTGGCTTATAAAAAATCTTGTCCGCCAGCGCGCCCAGCAATCCACCCAGAGACCTTTCGATCATCCATATAGGACACCATGAAAGGATCGCGGAGTGTCGCCCCCACAATTCCATCGCCATGGGGAACGGCACCTGAGCGGTTGCTTTGCCCGCTTCAGTTCGAGCCTGACCAAGCGCAGTACTTCTGGGACGCTTCGGACAACGGGACGCTTACCGGACTCATCCCGACATACCACTCAATCTAGTTCTTCCTGCGCAGTTCGTTGCGCGTATGGAAAGGAGGGGACGGTGTGAAAATCCTCGCGTTCGCCCAGCGCTTTCCCTTCCGAAGCGAAACACGCAAACATGCCAGTTATGGCATTTCCGCATTGGGCACGACACGCTCAATCGACCTCCGCGCGGTCTCCGCGTCAAAGTGCCATGTCCGGCTGGTGAGCTGGAGGGCTCCACCCACCGCGCCGAGTGGCACTGGGAAATCGGGCAGCTCACCGCCGTTGGCCGCAATCAGCTCACGCCAGTGCCCGATTGCCGGATGCTCATCGGTCAGATTGGTCACGCGGGCGCGCTTGGACACCGCGTAGTCCAGATAGCTGTGCGCCAGGGCCAGTCGCGGGACTGCACCCTGGATTGCTGCGGCATAGAACTCCTTGATTTCGAAGGGGACCGAAGCCATCGAGAAGGCGTCTGTGACTGAATGGTCGGAGGCGAGCACGGCAGTGGTGGATCCCGGTCTTCTGATTGTCACGAATAGGTAAGCAGGCGAGCGCAGCGGATTTGTCTCCGTATCGAACAGCTCTTCTACTATCCGGGTGAGTTCGCCCGAATCGGCGTAGTCACCGAGTTCGATCAGGTCGAGCGTGGCCACGCCTCGGTCGGCGGTGGCCAGATGGATCGTCGAGCCATGCTTGACGAAGCGACAGCGTAGTGCCTCGTGCCGGTATACCCAACCAAGATCGCCCTGCTCAGAGCTTTCGTGTCGATCTCGCCTGACCATTCAAAAGCGACGCCCAGCCAGGCGGGCCGTCCGTTCCCGAACCAGCAGAGGTGCTCCTTCTGAATGCGGGAGGGGCGACGCGGATCCGCGCGCCACGTTGCGGGGTGGGGCACGTTGGCCCGCCACAACGTCAGGCGGCCCGGCCGTAGCTCGAGGTCGCCAAGCTCGTGGATCTCCATTCGCAGTCCTGTCTGCCAATCCGTGGTGATCAGAGATGCAAGTTGTGCTTGTGGCGTAGGGTGATCGCCAGATCCATGGCACGGAGGCCGCGCCCAGCACGCTGCTTGCCAATAGCGTAGTGCGCAAGCGGATCCGGCGCCGACCGCACCGCCAAGCAGCGCGCCTATCGGTGCAAGTCCCCACACCACGCTTCGGATGCTCGCATTGCCCCGCCCCTGAACGCGGTCCGGGGCCAGCACGTATCGAACGAGGACTTGGTGTACGTTGTAGTCCAAACGACAGCACGAACTGAGAAAGCGCCACGCACACGACTGCCGTCCATCGCGGCTGCGTGAGCAGCGCTGCCAAAGTCAATGCCTGCGGCGCTAAGCGCCAGCGTGACCATCAACACCGGCCCAAGGCCGATCGCGCGGCCGGCCCGGGCTGCGGTGAGCGCACCCATCACGCCACCGAGTGCGCCGATGCTGAGTACTAGGCCTATCGTCCAGCCGTCCAAACTTAGATACTTGGTCAAATAGAGCAGAAAGACAGCAAAGTAAGCGTTGTAGCAGAAGATGAAGCTGCCGGTAGCCAACGTGACAGCACGCAGAATCGGTTTGCCAAACACCGTCGTCAGTCCTTCCGTGATCTGACCGAGTACCGGACCTGATCCAGCGGGCGGGGGCTCAGCCCCGCGCTTTGGCACCAGTGGCAGCAAGGCGGTGGCGAGCACGAAAGAGGCCGAGTCGGCGAGAATCGCGATGGGCGCGGAGAACGCACTGACCAGCCAGCCTGCGAGGAATGGACCGACTGCCACCACGCCAGATCTGCTGAGCTGCCAGGAACTCTGCGCCCTGACGAGTCGAGCCCGACCCACGACCGTCGGCACGCGCGCCAAATAGGCCAGGTCGGCGATGACTGCGGCCGTCCCGACAAGGGTGGTCGCCACATATAGCTGAACCATTTCGAGTTGCCCAAGGCTCGCGAAGATCGGAATCGTTGCGAGCGTTACCGCCATCACCAAATTGGCGGTCAGCAGGATGCATCGGTTTGGGAGGCGGTCCACGATCACCCCGGCGAAAAGGCCGATTATCAGGTACGACGCCTGCCGCAGGCGAGCAGTAGCCCGGTCTGCGCCGGGCCCGCCTCCAGCAGAGTGATTGCCGTCGGTGGTAGCGCCAGCACGGTCACTTCGGATCCCAATTCCGACACCGTACGCCCGACGAGCAGCGCTAAATAGACGCGCGGCAATCCACGAGGTGGGTGGAGGTCTCAGTGGGACTCACGCGTCGATGGCCGGGCTCGAGGCCGACAGATAGCTCAATCGGGCCAATTCACCGCCGGCGATGCGCTCGAACTCCGCGATCTGGCGGGCGTCAAGTCCTGCGTGTGACGGCCAAGCCGACCGGCGTGCAAGGGTTTGCCCGCGGACTCGGCCGCCGGGTGGCCGTAGGGCCGTACGACGCAGGTTAGCCTCATCGACTTCGGACGGGGAAAGGCCTTGCCTCCGACGATCTGGTACGATCCGACACGCGAAGGTCCGGCGCAGGTCGCGGTTCGTCACATAGGGGATCACGCCGCGGTCCCGTTGGCGCCACATGAACAAATAGAACGTGCCGTGGCCGACGGGCCTCGATGGGTCCTTGGCCGAAGGGAAGAACCAGCCGTATTCATTGACGTTGATGGATGAGATCAACTCTGCGGCGAGATTCGGCACCGGAACGGCGTGGGGCTGGTCGTTCTTGGTCGTGGACCAGTCGATGATCTTCTCCTTAGCGTCCCATTGGTCGATGTGGAGGCTCGCGATCTCTTCGACCCGCTGGCCGGTCAGCATGAGAATTCGGACCGCACGGGTATACGGTGGATGGACAGGCGTATCGGGGCTCGCCAGCCAGCGATACAGCTCGACGAACTCGTCCTCGTCGAGCCAGCGCGTGCCCTTGACCTTCGGTTCGGTCGGAATGCCGGTCGCCGGATTGAAGGGGATGCGGAAGCGCCGAGCGGATTGCTGCCGATAATCGTTGTCTGACTTCATGTCCCAGCTGAAGGCAGCGTGTATGTAGGACCGCACATGATCGGCCATCGACTTGGCTCCGCGTTCATAGATCGGGCGGATCAGTTCGATGATTTCCTCTGACTCGATATCGCGGGCGAGGCGGTTGCGTCCGAGCGTGTCGGCGACCTTGTTCAGTCCTTTTTCGGTTTCTTTCCGGGAGGGCTGTCCGCAGCCTTGAGCGAAGCGACATAGCCCTCGAACAGATCGGCCACAGTGCCAGGGGCGCGTGTCGGTCGCGATTTTGATGCTTCGGCCCTTCTGGATCACGTCAGCGAAGTCGCGCTTGAAGATTTCTCGCGCCTGCGCGAGCGACATTGACGGGTAGGCGCCGAGCTTCTTCTTGGTATGCTTCCCGTCGCGCCACTGCTGCGCCATCCAGTCGACCGTGACGCACTTCGGCAGGGCTTGAGGACCAGGACGAGGCGACCGGTACCGCGCCCTTCGCCGTCGGCAAGGTTTTCTTGCTTCCGGCTCATCTCGATGCGCTTGAGCGCATGTCGGATTGCTGTGTCGGTCAGGCTTGGCATGGCGTTCCTCCGGGTCCCGCAACTGGGATCGGTCGAGGAGAAACGGGGATCGTTTGCTGGCCTGCGATCGACTTGACACAGCCGAATGTCCCGTCAATGCGCTGGCCGAGCGCATAGCCAGCTGTGCCGAGTCATTTGTGCGTCGACTCGTTAATAGAGTCTTCTGCATGGTAGGCTTTGTCCGGCGCCAAGCGTGATCGCTGTCGCCCGGTCGGCACGAGGCGAAGACATGATGGCCCTGCAGGTCCCTCGAAGGCGTCAGTCAGCTTGGTGACAGCTGATGTTACCGGGGACGAAGTCCTAACGGTCGCATGCACAGCAACGCGAGGTGGGAACGCCCCGCGTTCGAACCACCAATCTTATTTGGTGGCTCCGGTGCGGTCGATGACCCAAGCCACCATATGGCCCTTGGCCTGCTCGGCCTGCATGTGCCGGAGGGCCTCAGAGTAGGTTAGCAAGGGCTCCTGCGCCGGGTAGACGGCGCGGTCGGTCGGGGTGGCGAAGTGGTGGCAACACACGCGATAGTCTTTAGCCTCGTGCATCGGATCCTGCTCTCGTCTGAAGTTGCGACGCCATACGCTCGCGCGTTCAAGTACTGCCCTATCACACACAGAATGCGACCTTTAAAAGGCCGCGCGCTTCAACCCCTCCGTCGCTTGGGGGGCTGATCTTTTTTATGATCGGTTGGGACCGGGCAGCGGGTGCTCGCTTATGCTGAGCGTAAGGGTTGGCAAGCGGAGTTCAAGCCAAATCACCGCTCGCCTCGGTCAGCCAGTTCAGCAGCCAGCACCTTCCCGCGATCTCAGCCAACACCGTCACTGCACTCACCTCAGCATTCATCGCCGAGCGAGCCAGTAGACCCACAAATCCCACGATCAGTAGTCCCGCACGCGCAAGCGCAGGCAGCTCGACCAGCAGTTCTAACAGCTTGGGCTTCTCGCTGGGGGCATGCGAACGCAGAGGGCCGACATGAAACGTAACACCTAAGTCTATGTTCGGGAACTGCTCTTGCGAGTACAGATTGGTCGGATTGGTGAAAGTCCCAAACGACATGCCACTGGTTCAACGTTGTTTTCGAATTGCCTGTTGCAAGAACTTGACGGTCTGGTCGAGCGCCTGCCAGTTCACGTCGCCGATGATGGTCTGCTTCTCGTCAGGCGTAGACTGCAACATGAGCAATCTGGGGGGATTGCCCCTGCATTGCACGCGTCTGGCGCGGCTCTCATGCAAACGACAATGCGACGCGGGTACGCGCGACTGCTCAGCTCGCGCGTATTTCGCAGTGGCTTTTTCGGCCTTTGGCTTTTTAGCAAGAGAAGTGGCTTCCCGAGCAGTAAATGACCCGCCGAACGGGGCTTCACTCCCGACGCCCGGTGGCATGGTGACCAACCGATTCTGACAAATGAGTCGGGGGCCCTCTTGGAGATTCGGTGCGACTTGGACCGGCTGCGTGGGGTACGTGAGTTAAAAAGAAAATGACTGAAAGGCGCGTACCATGATTCGGCATCGCTCTGCCTTGGTCTATGGTTGTGTTTGACCCGGTCTGGCCGGTAAGGATAATGATGTCCGTTCGGACGACGACGCGCTGATCGACAAGGTCAAATCAACTTGGCGAGCGCAGGATGGTGAGATGGCAGAGCAAATCTTCACCAATGTCTCGATGGTAGCCAACTTCGTCCCCACCGGCTGGAAGTTTGGGCCAAAGACTGACACTGGTGAGCTCGTCTTTCCATGAGCCAAACGTCCATCTGATGAAGGAAGTGACTGGGTATGCCGTCACATGGGAGTGGCACACGATGGCACAGTGAAACTTGTGGTTCCGCATGCAAAGCTGGTGGAACTAGGCGGACAGGCGTTCGCACTTGCTGACGAGGTAACAAACAAAAAGGACGTGAACCGTCGCTTCTGTATGATCCCGCTAGCTTCAACTTCGTGACGACCGCGCAAGATGAGTTAAACAATCTTCTGCGGCTTGACGCTGCACTATCGGTGAGCTGCTTGGAGTGTACTATTCGACGAGGTAGACGAGCAGCAAACCGCGAAGGCCACCCTGTGGCGCGTGTAGCGCTCGGTCGACTGCAATATTGCCGAACCTGGTTATCCGCCGTGAGGGGCATCATTTTGACGAGCGCGAAGAGCAGGATTGGAACCACAATCTTCTTGCCACGCTTCTCGACGCGTATGCACCGGGTTCTTGGTTTAAACTTGCAGAGCCGAAAGACCGGAAAGCATTCGAGGTGGCCGAAGAACATTGGCCAAATTAAAAGCAGCAAGCAACCGCGAGCGCGGACCGTCAGCGAAAACGAACAGATTGACGATAGGCTAATACGTGCTATCGCGCGCGCAGAGACGCGAGAGCGTGTCATCCGGTTGCTAGACCTTCTTCAGGCGTTCGTCAGAAATGGTCCTCCATGCCCGATACGATCCGCTTCCTGTGTCCGAACAGAGCAAGTGGTGAAGAATCATTTAGAGGCCGATAAAGGGCGAGCACTCCCGCGGCAACAAGGATAAGCCTAACCTCGCGACCAGACTGCCGTCAGCGTCGCTTGCGCCTCTGCAGCGAGCAGGATCGCTCTTTCACACTACTGCCCACTGAAATTGGCAGCGACGTGACCCGACGCTTCGTGGCGGGTCAATGAAGCGCTGTCCCTGCCACGCGCCGCTAACTTGCGGTCAGCCCTGCCGTCCTCCACGCAAAACTCGCCTGCTGGCCGTTAGAACGGTGGGAAAGCCCGGGGCGATGGAGTTGTATCTCAGAAGTCTCTAGGCTTGCACCTCCAAAAATTGATTAGCCTCCTGAACCAACGCCGCGTGAACCGATCACCTCAGCCTTGGCCGCAAAGCGGCTAGAATCTCAAGGGCCGAGCGCGACCGACGCGACTACACTTGGGCAGCCAGCGCGGACGCGACTCGGCGCCGGGAAACATGCGAAAAGTCGACGCTGTCCCTACCGCGCCCGCGCTGCCATTGAACTTAACAACAACGAGACTCGGCGTTCGGGGCGTCGCGAGCACGCAAGCGCTGTCCCTATCACGCGCCGCCAACTTCAGTGGTTAGCTTTACCGTCTCAAATAGCGAAGCTGACCGCCGCGCTGCCCGATGGGTGCATGTCCATCAGAAAGCGCTCAATTCATACAGCTTAGAAACCCTGGAGGTGCCTACCAGGATTGGTCGGCTGACTGATTCGACGCCGGCATGTAAGATAGTGAGCGATTTCGCCCGCGGAGTTCTAATTGCGAGTGCCAGCACGGCAGACCAGGCTCGGCCGCCAGCCATGTCGGCGAAGTGCGGATTGAGCAACGATGGCATTCTTATGCGCATTTGTATGGCTCGCGCATGCGCCGGTGGAAGATGTGCTGCCCCCCCAGATGCACATCATTGCCGAGCCCGTCGCGAACCTCGCTCTCCCGAGCTATCGTGCGTTGCCCAATTGTCAGGTTTGTCAGGGACACGGTGATGTTCGGCCCACACGCTGTAACTTCGGCCGATTATCAATCGTGGCAAGAAATCGGCTGCGGGCGGTTTCGCCTATGCGGTTGGCCGTCCTGCGCAATCGGTAGGATAGTTCAGGATGATGCCGCGCCTTGCGGTTGCTCTCCGGTGAGAGGTTGCGCCGCCTTGGCAAGGGCGTCACGTAGAATATGTTCCTTCGTCTCATCCAGGGACGTCTTCAATACGACACCACCGGCGTCCTTGATCTCCTTCAGAACTTTGTCCGCGGTCATGTTCCTAATTAGAACGAAGAGAGCGGCGTTTCCGGGTTCGAGCGCCGTAGATAATTCCTTCATGAAGGCATCGTCGATGCCAAAATCTGTCAAGGCACCTCCGAGTGCTCCTGACGCTGCCCCTAGCGCGACACCAATGATGGGGTTCAGAAAGATCATCCCGATGAGGAGGCCCCAGAAGCTGCCGGTCGCCGCACCTATAGCCGTTGTGTTCACCAACTGGTTCAGCTTGATGCTGCCTGAGTCCGTCTTGACCGCGATCACCGCGTCGCCAAGGCTGATCAGGTACTCTTTCTGGAGACTGAGAAGTCGCTGACGCACCTTCTCGGCCTTCGCTTCGGTCTGGTATACGATCGCCACAAGATCAGACATGAAACTCTCCTCGACGTTGTCAGCTGACCCGCCCGCGGGCCAGACAGCCGCTCAATATCGGGAATCAGAGGCGAAGCTGCCAACGATTGCATCCGAGCAAACCCTGAGCTGCTGAGGTGAATGTGCGCACCTGCCATCTCCCATTTCTCGAGATCGCACCTCGATCTTGGAGGGTTGAGCAAATTCTGCGTTGGTCTGCGACTACGATTGCCATATGTCCGGCTTCGCTATCAATTCCCAAGGTTGGTAGCTGTGTATTGGATCGCTTGTATGGGCGCTCTTTGGCGTGATCGACCGGACGTGTTCGGTGATGGAATGGCCTGTTCCGCCCCTTCAGCCGATGGAGCAGCAACGATTGTGAGTGTCAGAAGCTTTGGATGTTGTTAGTCTCCTTCATGGCGCATCGCTCTCTTTGAGAGGTTCTGCCAGCTTTCTCACCCGCCTCGATACGCCAACCCAGACTGGCACTCTCCTCTCAAAAGCAAACTCACAGAAATAGTCTGCCTTAGGCTACTGACGTCCTCGGCAGGCAGCATCCGTAACCGGCCTGACATGCACTTCGGCGGAGGGACGATTCGGCAACGCTCGCGAGCTGGTCAACTACCAACCTTAGCAATTGATGGAGAAGGCGGGCACATGGCACTTGGATTCGATGAACCGTCAAAAAGGTCGATTCGAAACAGGGGCAAAAAGAATGAAAGAAGTCCTGCTGGGCACAGTAGCCCTCATCGCGCTGGCTGCCGCAGCCTCTGCCGCTGATATGGCCGTACGGCCCTACGCCAAAGCGCCCCCGATGGTCATTCCGATCTATGATTGGACCGGCTTTTACATCGGCATCAATGGCGGCGGTGGCTCCGCGCATCAATGCTGGGATGCGGTCAACGTCGGCGGTGTCCTCGTCGCTCCGCCCCTTGCGATGGGGTGTCATGATGCGACGGGCGCCACGGTGGGCGGTCACATCGGCTACCGCTGGCAGATTGCAAATTCAGTGTTCGGCATGGAGGCGCAGGGCAACTGGGCCAATTTCAAGGGCTCCAACGCCAACCTCGCTTTCGCAGGCGTCCATGATGAATCCAAGTCTGATGCATTCGGCCTGTTCACCGGCCAGATTGGTTATTCCTGGAACAATGCGCTGCTGTACGTAAAAGGTGGCGCTGCAGTCGTTCGCGACAAATACCGGGTTTTCGTTTTTCCCGAGACGGGGCTAACCATCAACGATGGCAGCGAAACTCGGTGGGGCGGCACGGTAGGGGCGGGCCTTGAATTTGGCTTCGCTCCGAGCTGGTCAGTCGGCGTTGAGTACGACCACCTGTTCATGGGCGATCGGAACGTGGACTTCGTTTCAACTGGAATCGTGGGTGCTCCGGCGGGTACTCTTGCGGGTACCGCCCGTATTGGTCAAGACGTCGATATCGGTTTGGTCCGCGTGAACTACCGCTGGGGTGGCGCACCCGCGAAATATTGATTTTCGTCGATCATAATCTAACAGTGAGGTACAGTCTGCCGACGCGGCGCGAACGACCTCTCTTCAAGCGGGGCTGCACGATTGTGCCACGTCCATTGCTACGGCGCCGCGAGGGTTTATTCCTGGGTTACTTAGCGTGGCGAAGCGACGCGCCTTCGTGGAGGCCAAAATGCCAGAGCCTAAAGGCCGATCTGAAAATCGCCAGCGGAGGGAGAAAGCCTCGGGAGCCAGTCCTTGTGGATTTGGCTCTGCAGGGAGGGGGCTCGCAGGGCGCCTTTACTTGGGGCGTGCTCGATCGCGTTCTTCAGGAGAACTGGCTTCGCATCGTCGGCCTATCCGGCACCTCGGCCGGCGCGATGAACGCAGGCAGTGATGGCATATGGCTATGTCGTGGGGGGAGCGGAAGGCGCGCGGGCCGCCCTCGACGCCTATTGGGAACTCGTCGCGTAAACCGCGCGCTTAAGTCCGTTTCAACGCAGCCCGATCGACGTATGGCTCGGCCGCTGAACGCTCGACTATTCTCCGCTGTTTATCGCAATGGACATGATGTGGCGTCTTTTCTCGTCCCACGATCTCAACTTGGCCGGCGCCAACCGCTCCGTTCCATACTCGAACAGTCGATCGATTTTGAGCGGCTCAAGAAGTCGCCTGTTCGGATCTTCATCACCGCGACCAATGTTTGAACCTGTCGCGGCCGGGTGTTCCGGAATCCCCGAGATCACGCCGGATGTTCTGCTTGCCTCCGCCTGCCCGCCGACTCTGTTCCAGGCGGTTGATATCGACGGGGAAAGGTATTGGAACGGCGGCTACGCCGAAAACCGACGCTGACGCTGCTTGTGCGAGAGCTGGACTCGAACGACACAATCCTAACAATCCTAGTGCCGATCAATCCGATCGAGCGTCCCGGCATGCGCCGGACCGCAGCTGAAATTCTGAATCGCGTCAACGAAGTGTCGTTCAACGCCACCACCCTGAAGGAACTTCGGATGATCGCCCTCCTGAGCAAGGTCGCGAATCTCGATGACAGCGAGGCGCGCGCTGGGGGAGAATGCGCATCCATTTCGTCCGCAATACCATTATGACCATGCTCGGTTATTCCTCCAAGATCAACGCCGAGCGGGCGTTTCTCCAGATGCTACGAGATGAGGGATGGAAAGCGGCGGATGAGTTTCTAGACGTCGATGGAGACAATATTGGCAAACGGTCTTCGGTCGATCTGACATTCTGCTGCGGGGGGCCTGATCCTTGGGTTTTCTCGGCATTCTGCTGGGTTTGGGCCTCTTGGTGTTATTCGCCTATTGAGGCTCGAGCGTCCTGCTCCTTGCGCCAATCTCAGTGCTCATCGCGGCGTTTTTCTCGGGCGAGCCTCTGCTCGCCAGCTGGACCCAGACCTTCGTGGTCAGCACGATGAGGTTCATCGGGCAGTTCTTCCCATTGTTTCTCCTTGAGCCTCTTTTTGGCAAAGTTATGGAGGACAGCGGCTCGGTCAGCGCGATCGCGGATTTCATGACCGCGAAGCTCGGCGCACAGCGGGCAGTCCTCGCGGTGGTGCTCGCCGGTGCGATTGTAACCTATGGCGGCGTCAGCCTTTTCGTCGCCCTGTTTGTGCTAGCGCCGATGGTCGAGGCCTTGTTCCGTGCCGCCGATATCCCGCGGCGACTAATGCCGGCGGCGATTGCGCTTGGCACGTTCACCTTCACCATGATGGCCCTCCCGGGCACGCCCGCCATCCAGAACGCCATCCCAATGCCCTTCTTTGGCACCACACCCTTCGCCGCGCCTGGGCTCGGCATCATCGCGTCGACGATCATGCTCGGCTTCGGCCTTTGGTGGCTCGCGCGAGCCGAGGCAGGCGCGAGGCTCAGGAAGGAAGGGTTCTCTGGAGACACGATGCTGCCCAAGCAGGGTCTCTCCGATCCCGTGCTGCGCGAGCGCGCCGCCACCGCCGGGAGTTTGATCCTGCCGAGATCGAGCGCGGACATCTCAGCCTCGAGCCGTCGCCGATTATCCTCGCCGGGCTGCCGCTGGTGCTCGCGATCGTGGTCAATGTAACCATGTTGTTCGTCGTGCTTCCGCGAATTAGTTTCGATTTCCTTGCCGAGGAACGCTGGGGCGAAACGTCCTTCGCGGCTGTCCGCGGCGCGTGGTCGGTCGCCGTAGCGCTCATCGT includes the following:
- a CDS encoding MFS transporter, whose product is MDRLPNRCILLTANLVMAVTLATIPIFASLGQLEMVQLYVATTLVGTAAVIADLAYLARVPTVVGRARLVRAQSSWQLSRSGVVAVGPFLAGWLVSAFSAPIAILADSASFVLATALLPLVPKRGAEPPPAGSGPVLGQITEGLTTVFGKPILRAVTLATGSFIFCYNAYFAVFLLYLTKYLSLDGWTIGLVLSIGALGGVMGALTAARAGRAIGLGPVLMVTLALSAAGIDFGSAAHAAAMDGSRVRGAFSVRAVVWTTTYTKSSFDTCWPRTAFRGGAMRASEAWCGDLHR
- a CDS encoding DUF1269 domain-containing protein is translated as MSDLVAIVYQTEAKAEKVRQRLLSLQKEYLISLGDAVIAVKTDSGSIKLNQLVNTTAIGAATGSFWGLLIGMIFLNPIIGVALGAASGALGGALTDFGIDDAFMKELSTALEPGNAALFVLIRNMTADKVLKEIKDAGGVVLKTSLDETKEHILRDALAKAAQPLTGEQPQGAASS
- a CDS encoding outer membrane protein gives rise to the protein MKEVLLGTVALIALAAAASAADMAVRPYAKAPPMVIPIYDWTGFYIGINGGGGSAHQCWDAVNVGGVLVAPPLAMGCHDATGATVGGHIGYRWQIANSVFGMEAQGNWANFKGSNANLAFAGVHDESKSDAFGLFTGQIGYSWNNALLYVKGGAAVVRDKYRVFVFPETGLTINDGSETRWGGTVGAGLEFGFAPSWSVGVEYDHLFMGDRNVDFVSTGIVGAPAGTLAGTARIGQDVDIGLVRVNYRWGGAPAKY